The window ATGAGTCGTTTATTTATAATATTTATATTGGCAAATTTTCTCTTAGAAGCAAAAACAAGCGTTGACACTAAAATAGAAAAAACAAGTTCTGAGATTAGCTCTATTTCTAAAAGCCATGAAGATATAAATAAAAAAATGGATGAAACGGCAAAGGCAATTATATTTCAAGAAGAAGAGATCCAAAAACAGCAGATATATCTTAAAAAGTTAAAAGATGAACTTCAAGATAAAGAGAGTATTTATGAAGAGAATGCCAAGGAGCTAAAAGGGCTAAAGAGTTCTCAAGACAAACTCAAATCAGATGGAAGCAAATTAGAAGAAGAGTTGGTTTTTACGATAGCTCAAAGTGTTTCTTTATCTATTATACTCGAAGCGGAGTATAGTGCTAATGAAGAATCGCTCATAGAGTACGAGGTTCTTGAGCTTATGCTCAAAGATGCCAAAAGTAAAATAAAAGGGTTAAATGAAAGTTTTCATAATAACTCTAAAAATATAGATATTTTAAATCAACAAGTAAGCTCCCTAGAGGTTGCGATAACAGCAATTGATACAAAAAGAAAAGAGATTACTAAAACACAAGAGGCAAATAAAGAGTCATTAAAAAATTTAAAAATTGCAAAAGATTCATATAAAAAAGAGCTTCAGGATATTTTAGGCAAGCAAGATTTGTTAAAGAAAACTTTGGCACAGCTAAATATTATCAAGGTAGATGAGATTAATAAAGCCAAGGAAGAGTCGGAAAGAGCTCAAGCTTTTAGCGCTAAAGATAAAGTTTCAGACGATAATCTGCCTAAAGTTAAATCTGTCGGAAGCAGTTATCAGGCAGTAAAAACAAAAGAATATAGCGGCGAAAAAACAATAGCGCCGTTTGAGTCATATAAGATTACAAAAGCATACGGCAATTATACCGACCCGATTTACGGCATAAAAGTTTTTAATGAATCAATATCTTTAAAACCTACCGAAAAAGATGCAAAAGTAAAAACAGTCTTTAACGGCAAAGTAATATACGCCGATAAAACTCCGGTGTTGGATAATATAGTAATTGTTGAGCATGATGACGGCTTGCACACGATTTATGCAAATTTATCTCAAATTGCACCTGATATAAGCAAGGGTAAAAGGGTAAAAAAAGGGTATACGATAGGTCGTGTTAATGATGAGTTGATTTTTGAAGTTACCCAAAAATCTTTTCATATAAATCCGGTTAAATTATTTCAATAAATTATTATATTTTTTGAACTGTTTTAAAATTATTTTCGTTATAATT of the Sulfurimonas sp. genome contains:
- a CDS encoding peptidoglycan DD-metalloendopeptidase family protein, with the translated sequence MSRLFIIFILANFLLEAKTSVDTKIEKTSSEISSISKSHEDINKKMDETAKAIIFQEEEIQKQQIYLKKLKDELQDKESIYEENAKELKGLKSSQDKLKSDGSKLEEELVFTIAQSVSLSIILEAEYSANEESLIEYEVLELMLKDAKSKIKGLNESFHNNSKNIDILNQQVSSLEVAITAIDTKRKEITKTQEANKESLKNLKIAKDSYKKELQDILGKQDLLKKTLAQLNIIKVDEINKAKEESERAQAFSAKDKVSDDNLPKVKSVGSSYQAVKTKEYSGEKTIAPFESYKITKAYGNYTDPIYGIKVFNESISLKPTEKDAKVKTVFNGKVIYADKTPVLDNIVIVEHDDGLHTIYANLSQIAPDISKGKRVKKGYTIGRVNDELIFEVTQKSFHINPVKLFQ